In Phragmites australis chromosome 17, lpPhrAust1.1, whole genome shotgun sequence, the following are encoded in one genomic region:
- the LOC133897510 gene encoding uncharacterized protein LOC133897510, whose product METAAAAAMLEAGIGRFSRAPALAAALLAEMWAPLAVALAALATLPSLLRRLQVIVLRLRSRGKEAIQSHISTYYSSGDDESDSGGEEDEEEDDDVDDSDEAATSSSGEEEEIKRVGFYEGADGGFPWGGAVVRTWQGLPRRFSGCSSGSGAGTTGGGARFGPFGGVPAVRLWGASTASGEPWWGADESGRGSVAAEVEVVVGWRRDHAAQRRRRRAPPVVPSPTT is encoded by the coding sequence atggagacggcggcggcggcggcgatgctgGAGGCGGGAATTGGGCGGTTCTCCCGGGCACCGGCCctggcggcggcgctgctggcGGAGATGTgggcgccgctcgccgtcgcgcTGGCGGCGCTGGCCACGCTGCCCAGCCTGCTGCGCCGGCTGCAGGTCATCGTGCTCCGCCTCCGCTCGCGCGGCAAGGAGGCCATCCAGTCGCACATCTCCACCTACTACTCCTCGGGCGACGACGAGTCCGActccggcggcgaggaggacgaggaagaggaTGACGACGTGGACGACTCCGATGAAGCGGCCACCAGCTCctccggcgaggaggaggagataaaGAGAGTCGGGTTCTACGAGGGGGCGGACGGTGGCTTCCCCTGGGGCGGCGCCGTCGTCCGGACCTGGCAGGGCCTGCCACGGCGCTTCTCCGGATGCTCCAGCGGCTCTGGCGCCGGAACCACCGGTGGTGGAGCTAGATTCGGCCCCTTTGGTGGCGTCCCTGCGGTAAGGCTGTGGGGAGccagcacggcgagcggcgagcCGTGGTGGGGCGCCGATGAAAGCGGCCGTGGCAGTgtggcggcggaggtggaggtTGTCGTCGGGTGGCGGCGCGACCACGCGGCgcagcgccggcggcggcgtgctCCCCCCGTGGTGCCCTCCCCCACCACGTGA
- the LOC133897830 gene encoding uncharacterized protein LOC133897830, whose amino-acid sequence MLTKTTSFPPKLASNSQLKTHEMAPKSSPDQKPTKATPPSPAALKKLITAMDIKKRWTSPLPSLNAPPSMVLLLLLVSMAADGTGRHRAAAQVFCRSQFNLANEACSLRTFSGPNPAQPLQLRNASAVSYELQADHHDHAHEHEHEREHTHSRRHGLGHGGHDPYDTACCRRLMGIDNACICQAMSFLPVFMSRVKHAIKLTPVPGCDVSFECAAVY is encoded by the coding sequence ATGCTGACCAAAACCACCAGCTTCCCTCCTAAACTAGCTTCAAATTCACAACTTAAAACCCATGAAATGGCACCAAAATCATCCCCTGATCAAAAACCCACGAAAGCAACACCACCATCTCCTGCAGCTCTGAAGAAACTCATCACCGCCATGGacatcaagaagagatggacaTCACCATTGCCTTCTCTGAATGCACCACCATCCATggtcctcctgctgctgctcgtCTCCATGGCGGCGGACGGCACCGGCCGCCACCGTGCCGCGGCGCAGGTGTTCTGCCGGTCGCAATTCAACCTTGCCAACGAGGCCTGCAGCTTGCGCACCTTCTCCGGCCCCAACCCGGCACAGCCGCTGCAGCTGCGGAACGCATCAGCAGTGTCGTACGAGCTGCAGGCAGACCACCACGACCACGCCcacgagcacgagcacgagcggGAGCACACCCACAGCCGGCGGCACGGCCTTGGGCACGGCGGCCACGACCCCTACGACACGGCGTGCTGCCGCCGCCTCATGGGCATCGACAACGCCTGCATCTGTCAGGCCATGTCCTTCCTCCCCGTCTTCATGAGCAGGGTCAAACACGCCATCAAGCTCACCCCCGTCCCCGGCTGCGACGTATCCTTCGAGTGCGCTGCCGTCTACTGA